CGCTTCGCCGAAGCGGGGCAGACGGCGACATTCATTCAGGCGCCGTGGCAGGATCTGCTCGGTCAACTCACCGAACCTTACGATCTGGTGCTGTGCCACGCCGTGCTGGAATGGCTGGCCGAACCCCATGCGATTTTGCCGGTACTGCATCAGTTGACGAAGCCGGATGGCTGGTTGTCCCTGGCGTTCTACAACCGCGATGCGTTGATCTACCGCAACCTGCTAAAGGGTCATTTCCGCAAGATGCGCAAGAACGATATGGCCGGCGAGAAGCAGAGCCTGACGCCGCAACAGCCACTGGATCCGCGGGAATTGGCGGCGCAACTTGAGAGCATGTGGCAGGTCGAAACCCAGAGTGGGGTGCGGGTTTTTTATGACTACATGCCGGTGGAATTCCA
The window above is part of the Pseudomonas sp. B21-048 genome. Proteins encoded here:
- a CDS encoding methyltransferase domain-containing protein encodes the protein MSDRHFDQLATRFAEKIYGGAKGAIRLAVLQADLAETLPDRPLRVLDIGAGLGHMSLWLAQRGHQVTLAEPAEPMLEGARQRFAEAGQTATFIQAPWQDLLGQLTEPYDLVLCHAVLEWLAEPHAILPVLHQLTKPDGWLSLAFYNRDALIYRNLLKGHFRKMRKNDMAGEKQSLTPQQPLDPRELAAQLESMWQVETQSGVRVFYDYMPVEFQARVELPDLLEMELAHRRHPSFAGLGRYLHWICRPI